Genomic segment of Umezawaea sp. Da 62-37:
ACGGGCTCGAGAACGCTCAGCGCGAGCGGGGTGCTCAGCGTGCCGCGCTCGCTGATGAGGTCGCGGAGCGTGCCGCCCTCGATGAGTTCCATGATGAGGAATACGTGCTCGCCGCCGGGTTCGCCTCGGTCGACTCCCTGGTCGTGCACCGCGACGATGCCGGGGTGGTGGAGCCGGGCGGCCGCGCGGGCCTCCTGCTCGAAGCGGGCGACGAAGGACCGGTCCGCCGAGAACTGCGGGTCCATCACCTTGATGGCCACGGCGCGGTCCAGGCGCGTGTCCACGCCGCGGTAGACGGTGGACATGCCGCCGCGCGCGAGCACGCGGTCCACCCGGTAGCGGTGTTCCAGCAATCCGCCGATCACTTTCGTACCAGACCTCTCCACAACTACCGATCGTACGGAGGACGAGGATGACCCGGTTGGCGCAGGGCGTGGAATCAGAGGTTATGGCATCGTGACCCCCGTGAGTGCGATTCCCGCCGCTGCGGATGTATTGGCCCCCGACCTGGAGGTCCTGGACCTCCCCGAGGTCGCCGACCGCCTTGGCCTACCCATCACCCGTGTCCACCAGTTGCTCCGCGACGGGCAGCTGCTCGCCGAACGGCGTGCCGGTGTGCTCGTCGTGCCCGCCGATTTCATCGCGGCTGGCGGCCTGGTGAAGGGGTTGTTCGGCACGATCACCGTGCTGCGCGACTCCGGATACTCGACCGACGAGATCCTGGCCTGGTTGTTCACCGAGGACGAGACGTTGCCCGGTTCGCCGATCGAGGCGCTCCGCGGTGACCGCGGTCGTGAGGTGAAGCGCCGGGCTCAGGCGTTGGCCTTCTGACCCGACGTCGGACGGACGGCCCGCGCCACCGCGGCGCGGGCCAGACCGGGTAGCGCGACGGCCAGCCGTCGCGACCTCGGCACGACTACGCGTCGGTCGAACACCTGGTAGTCGGCGGCCACGATGCCGTCCAGGATCTCCCGGTACAGGGTCAGCGCCGTGGTGACGCACGGCCTGGAGACGGGCCGCAGCATCACCACGGCCGCCTCCGCCTCCCGGTAGACGGCGTAGGTGTGCGCGGCGAGATGCGCCAGCGCGCGCCGCACCCTGCGGTCGGACCTGCCGGTGTTCCGGCGCTCAGGAGCAGGTCGCGGTCCACGTCGAACACCGCCAGCACGTCCAGCGGCAGGTACAGCCGCCCCCGGTCGAGGTCCTCGCCGACGTCCCGGAGGAAGTTCGTCAGCTGGAACGCGACCCCCAGCGCCGCCGCGCCCGCCTCGACGTCCGCGCGAGGTGCCACCGTGCCCAGCACGGGCAGCAGTTGCAGGCCGATCACGGCCGCCGAGCCGTGCACGTACCGGCCGAGTTCGCCCAAGTCGCGGTATTCGGAGACCTCCAGGTCCATCCGCATGGACGCCAGGAAGTCGGTGAACAGCCCGCGGTCGATCCGGTGGCGGGCGATCGTGTCGGCCAGCGCGGCGAGGACGGGGTTGTCCGTCCGCCGTCCGGACAGCTGGTCGCCGAACTGGCGTTCGAGCTCGTCGAGTTCCGCCTCGCGGCCCGCCGAGGAGTTCGAGTCCACGATCTCGTCCGCCCACCGCGCGAACCCGTACAGGGCGTGCACGGCGGGCCGCTGCGCCGGGGCGAGCAGGCGGGTGGCCAGGTAGAACGTCTTGCCGGAACCCGCGTTGATCCGCTTGCAGCGCGCGTAGGCCAGCCGCACGGCCGGGTCGGTGATCCCGGCGGCGTCGAGTTCCCGCCCGCTCACGGCCGTGGCCCGTACCTGCTCGACAGTTCCAGGGGGTCCGGCCTGGTGAGCGACACGGCGGCCAGCGCGGAGACGGCGGCGGTCAGGGCCAGGTAGCCCCACGAGTAGAGGGCGGTGTCGCCGTTGGGGAACGTGACCAGCAGCAGCACCGACGAGAAGAACACGACGGCGGTGAGGCCGGTGGCGGTCCACGCCAGGCCCGCGCCGAGGACCAGTGGCCAGCTGAAGTACCAGGGCAGCGTCGCGGGCGAGAGCAGGGCGACGGCGAGCATGGTGAGGGCGGCGTGCCGGATGGCGTTGGGGCCGCCGTCCTCCGCGGCCCGCCACTGCCGCCAGGCGATGTAGACCAGCAGCACCGAGCCCGCGGCGCGCGCGACAGCCATGAAGACGCCCGGCTCGACCTTCACGACCAGGCTGACCAGGGTGTACACGAAATCGCCGACGGCGCTGGGCAGCGACAGCCAGTTCACGATCGTCGAGGACGAGCTGAGCGCCGGGATCCAGCCGAGGTCCACGCCCGCGACGACCGAGCACAGCGCGAACACGCCGACGAACACCGCGACCCCGCCGCCGATCGCCTTGCCGAGCCGGGCGCGCCGCGAGCCGTCCAGTCGGGCGGCCCAGACCAGCACCAGGAACGGCAGCGCCACCGCGGCGGTGGCCTTGACCGCCACCGCGAGGGCGACCAGGACGATGCCCAGGACGTGGCGCTTGTCGAGCACGAGCAGGACGCCCGCGGCCATCAGGCCGGCCATCAGGATGTCGTTGTGGCCGCCGCCGATCAGGTGGATCAGCATCAACGGGTTCGCGCCCGCCAGCCACAGCGCGACGGCGGGGCGACCGCCGAGGTGCCGGGCCAGGCCGGGCAGCGACCAGCACATCAGCGCGAGCCCGGCGGCCAGCACGAGCCGCATGAGGACCACGCCGCCGATGACGCCCGCGTTGGTGGCCCACACGACGGTCTTGGCGATCAGGATGAACAACGGCCCGTACGGCGCCGGGGTGTTCTGCCACACCCAGCTCACGTTGTCGCTCAGCGGCGACGGCAGCGCCGCGGGCCCCACCCGGTACGGGTCGAACCCGTGCAGCGCCAACTGCCCCTGCGCCAGGTAGCTGTACACGTCCTTGCTGAACAACGGCGGCGACAGCAGCAGCGGCAGCGTCCACGCCACGATCGCGATCAGCACGGCCGCGGTGCCGACGTGCCGCCGGTGCACCATCCGCCCCAGCCGCACCCACGCCCAGATCACCAGCCCCAGGCCCGCGTACAGCAGCGCGGTCGCCAGGTCGTGGCCGTGGCCGTAGCGGACCCAGCTCAGCGAGAGGTCGGTCAGCAGCGGGTCGGTCTTGAGGACCGCGCCCGCGCCCGCGCCGCCGAGCGAGATGAGGGAGACGCCCGCGACGCCGAGCAGGATCGTCCGGATCGGGATGCCGGTGGGTTCCGACGGCGTGCGGGTAGCAGCGGTCGGCGCCTGCTGCGCGGACGCG
This window contains:
- a CDS encoding Rv2175c family DNA-binding protein is translated as MSAIPAAADVLAPDLEVLDLPEVADRLGLPITRVHQLLRDGQLLAERRAGVLVVPADFIAAGGLVKGLFGTITVLRDSGYSTDEILAWLFTEDETLPGSPIEALRGDRGREVKRRAQALAF
- the mptB gene encoding polyprenol phosphomannose-dependent alpha 1,6 mannosyltransferase MptB, which produces MASTPSLPRSSAASAQQAPTAATRTPSEPTGIPIRTILLGVAGVSLISLGGAGAGAVLKTDPLLTDLSLSWVRYGHGHDLATALLYAGLGLVIWAWVRLGRMVHRRHVGTAAVLIAIVAWTLPLLLSPPLFSKDVYSYLAQGQLALHGFDPYRVGPAALPSPLSDNVSWVWQNTPAPYGPLFILIAKTVVWATNAGVIGGVVLMRLVLAAGLALMCWSLPGLARHLGGRPAVALWLAGANPLMLIHLIGGGHNDILMAGLMAAGVLLVLDKRHVLGIVLVALAVAVKATAAVALPFLVLVWAARLDGSRRARLGKAIGGGVAVFVGVFALCSVVAGVDLGWIPALSSSSTIVNWLSLPSAVGDFVYTLVSLVVKVEPGVFMAVARAAGSVLLVYIAWRQWRAAEDGGPNAIRHAALTMLAVALLSPATLPWYFSWPLVLGAGLAWTATGLTAVVFFSSVLLLVTFPNGDTALYSWGYLALTAAVSALAAVSLTRPDPLELSSRYGPRP